Proteins encoded together in one Dechloromonas sp. HYN0024 window:
- a CDS encoding EAL domain-containing protein: MPLTDLIRYFNVADTTGESTLYLDGPRAAAWHHGYRLSSLFQPIVDLRQERVVGHQAHLLVRREDGRAISAAEVYAACETPASVIHLDRLCRTLHALNFLAQQQVAGGYLQMAVHPRHLLAVQNQHGLVYEAILKRCGLAPEDIVLQINTTACGERTRLTNALTSYRQRGYRLALSGPLPAETLLALAPDIVQRDSVEARHSLPSAQPAGILLELTGIDSGRQYEQACAAGVDLGQGSLFGSPEPDCRPTHGKRRLAYNHASPFGAPHENRQ, from the coding sequence ATGCCGCTGACCGACTTGATCCGCTACTTCAATGTCGCTGACACCACCGGGGAAAGCACCCTGTATCTGGATGGTCCGCGGGCAGCAGCCTGGCACCATGGCTACCGACTGAGCTCGCTGTTCCAGCCGATTGTCGATCTGCGGCAGGAGCGCGTCGTCGGACATCAGGCCCACCTGCTCGTCCGGCGCGAAGATGGCCGCGCGATCAGCGCAGCCGAGGTCTATGCAGCCTGCGAAACACCCGCCTCGGTCATCCATCTCGACCGCCTCTGCCGCACCCTCCACGCCCTCAATTTTCTCGCCCAACAGCAGGTCGCCGGCGGTTACCTGCAGATGGCGGTCCATCCACGCCACCTGCTCGCCGTACAAAACCAGCACGGGCTGGTTTATGAGGCGATTTTGAAACGCTGCGGTCTGGCACCCGAGGACATCGTGCTGCAGATCAACACCACAGCCTGCGGTGAACGAACCCGGCTGACCAATGCGCTGACCAGTTACCGTCAGCGCGGCTACCGGCTAGCCCTGAGCGGGCCACTACCGGCCGAGACGCTGCTGGCGCTGGCACCGGATATCGTGCAACGCGACTCGGTTGAGGCACGCCATTCATTACCGTCAGCCCAACCGGCCGGCATCCTGCTCGAACTGACGGGCATCGACAGCGGTCGACAGTACGAACAAGCCTGTGCCGCCGGCGTTGATCTTGGCCAAGGCAGCTTATTCGGCTCACCCGAACCGGATTGCCGCCCCACCCACGGCAAGCGCAGACTCGCCTACAATCACGCATCGCCTTTCGGAGCCCCCCATGAAAATCGCCAATGA
- the cysK gene encoding cysteine synthase A, with translation MKIANDVTGLVGNTPLVRLNRVTNGCNATVLAKLEFFNPGSSVKDRIAVAMLDAALAAGKIGADTVVLEPTSGNTGIGLAMVCAARGVKCAFTMPETMSRERKLLLKAYGAELILTPGPDGMGGAINKAKELAATDSRYFIPQQFENPANPAVHRSTTAEEIWRDTDGQVDIFIAGVGTGGTVTGVGEALKAKNPKVQVIAVEPDASPVLSGGQKGPHPIQGIGAGFVPAVLNTAIYDEVIRVKNDDALTMARRMATEEGLLVGISSGAASWAAREVAARPENAGKNIVVIIPSCGERYLSTVLFQHLEV, from the coding sequence ATGAAAATCGCCAATGATGTCACCGGGCTGGTCGGCAATACGCCGCTGGTTCGCCTTAACCGCGTCACCAACGGCTGTAATGCTACCGTGCTCGCCAAGCTGGAATTCTTTAACCCGGGGAGCAGCGTCAAGGACCGTATCGCGGTCGCCATGCTTGACGCGGCGCTGGCCGCCGGCAAAATCGGAGCGGATACCGTAGTGCTTGAACCGACTTCCGGCAATACCGGCATCGGACTGGCCATGGTTTGCGCGGCGCGCGGCGTCAAATGTGCCTTTACCATGCCGGAAACCATGAGCCGCGAACGCAAGCTGCTGCTCAAGGCCTACGGTGCCGAGTTGATTCTGACCCCCGGCCCGGACGGTATGGGCGGGGCCATCAACAAGGCGAAGGAACTGGCTGCCACCGACAGCCGCTATTTCATTCCACAGCAATTCGAAAACCCGGCCAACCCGGCCGTGCACCGCAGCACGACAGCCGAGGAAATCTGGCGCGACACCGATGGTCAGGTTGATATCTTCATCGCTGGCGTCGGCACAGGCGGCACAGTGACCGGGGTCGGTGAGGCCCTCAAGGCCAAGAATCCGAAGGTGCAGGTCATCGCGGTCGAACCCGATGCCTCGCCAGTGCTGTCGGGTGGCCAGAAGGGACCACATCCGATTCAGGGCATCGGCGCCGGTTTCGTCCCGGCCGTGCTCAATACAGCCATTTACGACGAAGTGATCCGCGTCAAGAATGACGACGCCCTGACCATGGCCCGCCGCATGGCGACCGAGGAAGGCCTGCTCGTCGGCATCTCGTCCGGAGCGGCAAGCTGGGCAGCCCGGGAAGTGGCCGCCCGCCCTGAAAATGCCGGCAAGAACATCGTGGTCATCATTCCGTCCTGCGGCGAACGCTATCTGTCGACCGTGCTGTTCCAGCATCTAGAGGTTTGA
- a CDS encoding 5-formyltetrahydrofolate cyclo-ligase, which produces MVEPVEDNTGWRRALRREMVMRRSTLSDAAHAGLSARIVAHLQAALPRPRIVAFCWPIKHEPDVRAVIDDWTRLGAMAALPVVVAENLPLAFRAWTSETPLEPDRYGIPTPVAGDFLQPDLILLPLNGFDRAGYRLGYGGGYFDRTLAALSPRPLAVGVGFEINRLDSIRPESHDQRLDWIVTEAGCFRVSGS; this is translated from the coding sequence ATGGTTGAACCTGTTGAGGATAACACGGGCTGGCGCCGGGCATTGCGGCGTGAAATGGTGATGCGGCGCTCAACGCTGAGCGATGCCGCACATGCTGGCTTGTCGGCGCGCATCGTTGCCCATCTGCAGGCCGCTTTGCCGCGGCCCCGTATTGTCGCTTTTTGCTGGCCGATCAAACACGAGCCCGATGTCCGGGCGGTCATTGATGACTGGACCCGACTCGGGGCAATGGCGGCGCTACCGGTCGTGGTCGCCGAGAATTTGCCGCTGGCCTTTCGTGCCTGGACATCTGAAACACCGCTGGAACCGGATCGCTACGGAATCCCGACCCCAGTTGCTGGTGATTTCCTGCAACCCGACCTGATCCTGTTACCGCTTAATGGTTTCGATCGGGCGGGGTATCGCCTCGGCTATGGCGGCGGCTATTTTGACCGGACCCTGGCCGCGCTATCCCCTCGCCCGCTGGCTGTCGGCGTCGGTTTCGAGATTAATCGTCTCGACAGCATCCGTCCGGAAAGCCACGATCAGCGACTCGACTGGATCGTCACTGAGGCTGGTTGTTTCAGGGTTTCTGGCAGCTGA
- a CDS encoding DUF1631 family protein, producing MAVVADSFHLLKDTRALFLKHLGSLLQHSGLVSGRAVQAIQDGAAAYFDEMTTTDRRGTFAEEADGLTSSRITLVGEDDLELGIRLDNLSARLYESTGGSLWRTHLRFVTLLRRPDLPKIANPIGPKGIAQGLNAMFEAAGAAAIDKKLELLDRIEACLIEGLPALYAEINDFLDRGGVEPAQPTIIGSQEGPVTTDAPTIRENALLALQQTLLARIPGMSEAIQFQPSGGGSGGAAASLLNQAMLERVMQRLDELDRRSPASPQPAMALESLIPGLFDADGTISQPKVLKSSELGIPSTASEGLAIDTLAMIFEEIFADPALPDALKAVISSLQITLLKVAMKDSSLFANEQHPARLVIDRMGLAVLGLPSDVPGRHAVCARLFEIAAELRSEHSGAMSAFDTAQAELDALITERNATIAAAASPYLPLIDALERRDAAAIAAGLAVEKFIMTRPPLAIRNFLENTWSQLLQTIWLEHGEASSEWQESLAIITDLLWTIQPKADPDERKTLARRLPDILKRLKTGMDRVSVSPEAETDFLDKCFELQTRALRATATPAASEEQGTDLFAGSFAGDAGAPLSGELTLGEQTLTTLDYLHFQPAPSRSLPCKEGDWVEFALADGTLRVARLCYIGPISRRLLLLNPDVGSGLVIAIHPAILDRQLRAGEAHIASARSLFERAASLALRQTTAN from the coding sequence ATGGCAGTGGTAGCGGACTCTTTCCATCTCCTGAAAGATACTCGGGCGCTCTTCCTGAAGCATCTCGGCTCCTTGCTGCAACACAGCGGCCTGGTCTCCGGCCGAGCCGTCCAGGCCATTCAAGATGGCGCGGCGGCTTATTTCGACGAAATGACCACCACTGACCGGCGTGGCACCTTTGCCGAAGAAGCCGACGGACTCACCTCGTCGCGTATCACCCTGGTCGGCGAGGACGATCTCGAACTCGGTATCCGCCTCGACAACCTGAGTGCCCGGCTGTACGAATCGACCGGTGGCAGCCTGTGGCGCACCCATTTGCGCTTCGTGACCCTGCTGCGCCGCCCGGATCTGCCGAAAATCGCCAACCCGATTGGGCCCAAAGGCATCGCTCAGGGCCTGAATGCCATGTTCGAGGCAGCCGGGGCCGCCGCGATCGACAAGAAACTCGAGTTGCTCGACCGTATCGAAGCCTGCCTGATCGAAGGACTGCCGGCACTCTATGCCGAAATCAACGATTTTCTTGACCGGGGTGGCGTCGAACCGGCCCAGCCGACCATTATCGGTAGCCAGGAAGGCCCGGTCACAACCGATGCCCCAACAATTCGCGAAAATGCCCTGCTCGCGCTGCAGCAGACACTACTCGCCCGAATCCCCGGCATGAGCGAGGCGATCCAGTTTCAGCCGAGTGGTGGTGGAAGCGGTGGGGCGGCGGCCTCGCTCCTCAATCAGGCCATGCTTGAACGCGTCATGCAGCGCCTCGATGAACTCGATCGCCGTAGCCCTGCTTCGCCACAACCCGCCATGGCCCTGGAAAGCCTGATTCCCGGGTTGTTCGATGCAGACGGAACGATCAGCCAGCCCAAAGTTCTCAAATCGAGCGAGCTGGGCATACCCAGCACCGCCAGCGAAGGTCTGGCCATCGACACCCTGGCCATGATCTTCGAGGAAATTTTCGCCGATCCCGCCTTGCCCGATGCCCTGAAGGCCGTCATCTCCAGCCTCCAAATTACCCTGCTCAAGGTCGCCATGAAGGACAGTTCGCTGTTCGCCAATGAGCAGCACCCGGCCCGCCTGGTCATTGACCGCATGGGGCTGGCTGTTCTCGGCCTGCCCAGCGACGTGCCGGGTCGCCACGCGGTGTGCGCCCGCCTGTTTGAAATCGCCGCCGAACTGCGCAGCGAACACAGTGGCGCGATGAGTGCGTTCGACACTGCTCAGGCTGAACTGGATGCCCTGATCACTGAGCGCAATGCCACCATAGCCGCCGCCGCAAGCCCCTATCTGCCGCTAATCGATGCACTCGAACGGCGCGACGCGGCGGCCATTGCAGCAGGGCTGGCCGTGGAAAAGTTCATCATGACCAGGCCGCCCCTGGCTATCCGCAACTTTCTCGAAAACACCTGGAGCCAACTCCTCCAGACGATCTGGCTGGAACACGGGGAAGCCAGCAGCGAGTGGCAGGAAAGCCTGGCCATCATCACCGACCTGTTGTGGACGATACAACCAAAAGCCGACCCGGATGAACGCAAAACCCTGGCCCGCCGGCTTCCCGACATCCTGAAACGCCTGAAGACCGGCATGGATCGCGTCAGCGTATCGCCGGAAGCCGAAACGGACTTCCTCGACAAATGTTTTGAGCTACAAACCCGGGCGCTACGCGCTACCGCAACGCCCGCCGCCAGCGAAGAGCAGGGCACCGACCTGTTCGCCGGCAGCTTTGCCGGCGATGCCGGGGCGCCGCTCAGTGGTGAGCTCACACTGGGTGAGCAGACGCTGACCACCCTCGATTACCTCCATTTCCAGCCCGCCCCTAGCCGCTCGCTGCCTTGCAAGGAGGGCGACTGGGTCGAGTTTGCACTGGCCGATGGCACGTTGCGGGTCGCCCGGCTCTGCTACATCGGGCCGATCAGCCGACGCCTCTTGCTGCTCAACCCGGATGTCGGTTCTGGTCTGGTCATCGCCATCCATCCGGCCATTCTCGACCGCCAGTTACGGGCCGGAGAGGCCCACATTGCCTCGGCCAGATCCTTGTTCGAAAGAGCTGCCAGCCTCGCCCTGCGACAAACAACAGCGAACTGA
- a CDS encoding lytic transglycosylase domain-containing protein, giving the protein MKFRIFLVCLALPFSLVAAGGGDNAFLTARDAFRAGDINKLERASSQLGNHELAPYVENYRLRMWMDQGNANNLRDFLQRNEGSFVAEKLRAEWIRWLARRSMWAEVDAEFPKMLAPEPDIICLGQQARIARDDRNVLTEAEKLWLTMLEPPETCRPIIDALAASTLITPEEIWARARRQVEANRPGWAKTTLNYLPDSQIPDSRAFDSAISSATSHLARLPNGWSASRPGRELAAFAIARLAANDPRVAADELEKIKGKLQDSERQWASSQIALQGAKKHMTEAGEWYASAGKTLLSDEGAQWKVRAALRAQAWGVVRDTILAMPVELAAKPEWTYWLGRSLKAGGRTTEADALFEKIAGQTNFYGNLADEELGREVLPPPKAKAPTADEEKAARDNPGIRRSLAFFRIDLRTEAVKEWNWSLRGMDDRELLAAANLAKRNQIWDRAINTADKTKAEHDFSLRFLAPYGEHVRPAAQNQSLDDAWVYGLMRQESRFITSAKSNVGASGLMQLMPATAKWVARKIGLRDFSQGKVHDTETNVLLGTSYMRLVMENLDNHPVLASAAYNAGPGRAKKWRADRPLEGAIYAETIPFSETRDYVKKVMSNAVYYSAQFNGKADSLKTRLGVVGAKTADGMKDADLP; this is encoded by the coding sequence ATGAAGTTTCGCATCTTCCTCGTCTGCCTCGCGCTTCCCTTTTCACTCGTCGCGGCAGGTGGTGGCGACAACGCTTTCCTGACCGCCCGCGATGCTTTCCGCGCCGGCGACATCAACAAGCTGGAGCGTGCTTCCAGCCAGCTCGGCAACCATGAACTGGCACCGTATGTCGAAAACTACCGGCTACGCATGTGGATGGACCAGGGAAACGCCAACAACCTGCGCGACTTCCTGCAACGCAATGAAGGTAGCTTTGTCGCCGAAAAGCTGCGGGCCGAATGGATTCGCTGGCTGGCCAGACGTTCGATGTGGGCCGAGGTCGACGCCGAGTTTCCGAAAATGCTCGCTCCCGAGCCGGACATCATCTGCCTCGGCCAACAGGCGCGGATTGCCCGTGATGACCGTAACGTCCTGACCGAAGCCGAAAAGCTCTGGCTAACCATGCTCGAGCCACCGGAAACCTGTCGGCCGATCATCGATGCACTAGCTGCCAGCACACTGATCACGCCAGAGGAAATCTGGGCCCGCGCCCGCCGCCAGGTAGAAGCCAACCGCCCCGGCTGGGCCAAAACCACGCTGAATTACCTGCCGGACAGCCAGATTCCCGACAGCCGTGCTTTTGACAGCGCCATCAGCAGCGCAACCAGCCACCTTGCCCGCCTGCCCAACGGCTGGTCCGCCAGCCGGCCCGGGCGCGAACTGGCCGCCTTCGCCATCGCCCGTCTGGCCGCCAACGATCCCCGCGTTGCCGCCGACGAGCTGGAAAAGATCAAGGGCAAGTTGCAGGATTCCGAACGCCAATGGGCGTCCAGCCAGATTGCCCTGCAAGGCGCAAAAAAGCACATGACAGAAGCAGGCGAGTGGTACGCCAGTGCCGGCAAGACACTTTTATCGGATGAAGGGGCCCAATGGAAGGTTCGTGCCGCCCTTCGCGCCCAGGCGTGGGGCGTTGTCCGCGACACCATCCTGGCCATGCCGGTCGAACTCGCCGCGAAACCCGAGTGGACCTACTGGCTCGGCCGGTCACTGAAGGCCGGAGGACGGACGACAGAAGCCGATGCGCTGTTTGAAAAAATCGCCGGCCAGACTAATTTCTACGGCAATCTCGCTGACGAGGAACTAGGCCGGGAAGTCTTGCCCCCGCCGAAGGCCAAAGCACCGACAGCCGACGAAGAAAAAGCCGCCCGCGACAACCCGGGCATCCGTCGCTCTCTGGCTTTCTTCCGCATCGACCTGCGCACCGAAGCAGTCAAGGAATGGAACTGGTCGCTACGCGGCATGGACGACCGTGAATTGCTGGCCGCTGCCAACTTGGCCAAGCGGAACCAGATCTGGGACCGGGCCATCAACACTGCCGACAAGACGAAAGCGGAGCACGATTTCTCACTGCGTTTTCTCGCCCCCTACGGTGAACACGTTCGCCCGGCCGCCCAGAACCAGTCGCTCGATGACGCCTGGGTATACGGGCTGATGCGCCAGGAAAGCCGGTTCATCACCAGCGCCAAGTCGAATGTCGGTGCCTCTGGCCTGATGCAGCTGATGCCGGCCACCGCCAAATGGGTCGCCCGCAAGATCGGGCTGCGTGATTTCAGCCAGGGCAAAGTCCACGACACCGAAACCAATGTCCTTCTTGGCACCAGTTACATGCGCCTGGTCATGGAAAACCTCGACAACCATCCGGTCCTTGCCTCGGCTGCCTATAACGCCGGCCCTGGCCGGGCCAAGAAGTGGCGGGCCGACCGGCCGCTCGAAGGGGCAATCTACGCGGAAACCATCCCGTTCAGCGAAACCCGCGACTACGTCAAGAAAGTCATGAGCAATGCGGTTTATTATTCGGCTCAATTCAACGGCAAGGCAGACTCCCTGAAAACGCGCCTCGGCGTGGTCGGCGCCAAGACCGCCGACGGCATGAAGGATGCGGACTTACCCTAG
- the ilvA gene encoding threonine ammonia-lyase, biosynthetic, translating to MHPDYLEKVLNAQVYDVAIETPLDLASNLSARVGNKIILKREDMQPVFSFKLRGAYNKIASLSAEKMKRGVICASAGNHAQGVALSAKKLGCRAVIVMPTSTPGIKIDAVKSRGGEVVLHGDSFDEAYAHAVELEKSEKLTFVHPFDDPEVIAGQGTVAMEILRQHSRHNGPITAVFCAIGGGGLAAGVAAYIKRLRPEIKVIGVETFDADAMKQSLAKGHRVRLEQVGLFADGTAVKYVGEETFRLCKEYLDEVILVDTDAICAAIKDVFEDTRSILEPAGALAVAGAKEYARQHKLKDKNLIAVTSGANMNFDRLRFVAERAEFGEQREAVFAVTLPEKPGAYKKFLSLIGKRNVTEFNYRYHTAREAHVFVGVQVADRKESLKLVDSLQKHGYPTLDLTDDEMAKNHIRHMVGGHAPAVCEKGLHELLYRFEFPEKPGALMNFLTQMSAGWNISLFHYRNHGADYGRVLVGMQVPPSDMGQFKEFLKNLGYAHWDESQNPAYKLFLG from the coding sequence ATGCACCCGGATTATCTCGAAAAAGTTCTCAATGCTCAGGTTTACGATGTGGCGATTGAAACGCCGCTCGACCTGGCCAGCAACCTTTCCGCCCGGGTCGGCAACAAGATCATACTTAAACGCGAAGACATGCAGCCGGTGTTTTCATTCAAGCTACGTGGCGCCTATAACAAGATCGCCAGCCTGTCGGCTGAAAAAATGAAACGCGGCGTCATCTGCGCCTCGGCCGGCAATCATGCGCAGGGCGTCGCCCTGTCGGCCAAGAAGCTGGGCTGCCGGGCCGTAATCGTCATGCCGACCTCGACACCTGGCATCAAGATCGATGCCGTTAAATCACGTGGCGGCGAAGTCGTCCTGCATGGCGACTCCTTTGATGAAGCCTATGCCCACGCCGTCGAGCTGGAAAAGAGCGAAAAGCTGACCTTCGTGCACCCCTTCGACGATCCCGAGGTCATTGCCGGGCAGGGCACCGTCGCCATGGAAATCCTCCGTCAGCACTCGCGCCACAACGGCCCGATCACCGCTGTCTTCTGCGCCATCGGTGGCGGCGGCCTGGCTGCCGGGGTCGCCGCCTACATCAAGCGCCTGCGTCCGGAAATCAAGGTGATCGGCGTCGAAACCTTTGACGCCGATGCCATGAAGCAGTCGCTGGCCAAGGGCCATCGCGTCCGCCTCGAACAGGTCGGTCTGTTCGCCGACGGCACTGCCGTCAAATATGTCGGCGAGGAAACCTTTCGCCTGTGCAAGGAATATCTCGACGAAGTCATCCTCGTTGACACCGATGCCATCTGCGCCGCGATCAAGGACGTTTTCGAAGACACCCGGTCGATTCTCGAACCAGCCGGTGCGCTGGCCGTTGCCGGCGCGAAGGAGTACGCCCGTCAGCACAAGCTGAAAGACAAGAACCTGATCGCCGTCACCTCCGGTGCCAACATGAATTTCGACCGCCTGCGCTTTGTCGCCGAGCGCGCCGAATTTGGCGAACAGCGCGAGGCCGTCTTTGCCGTGACGCTGCCGGAGAAGCCGGGGGCCTACAAGAAATTCCTGTCCCTGATCGGCAAGCGCAATGTCACCGAATTCAATTACCGCTACCACACGGCGCGCGAAGCCCACGTCTTCGTCGGCGTCCAGGTCGCCGACCGCAAGGAATCGCTGAAGCTCGTCGACAGCCTGCAAAAGCACGGCTACCCGACGCTCGACCTGACCGACGACGAAATGGCCAAGAATCACATCCGGCACATGGTCGGTGGACACGCCCCGGCGGTCTGCGAAAAGGGCCTGCACGAACTGCTCTACCGCTTCGAGTTCCCCGAAAAGCCGGGTGCGCTGATGAATTTTCTGACCCAGATGAGTGCCGGCTGGAACATCAGCCTCTTCCATTACCGCAACCACGGTGCCGACTACGGCCGGGTACTGGTCGGCATGCAAGTGCCGCCGAGCGACATGGGACAGTTCAAGGAATTCCTGAAGAACCTCGGCTACGCGCACTGGGATGAAAGCCAGAACCCGGCCTACAAGCTTTTTCTCGGCTAA
- a CDS encoding sulfate ABC transporter substrate-binding protein — protein sequence MLKFGRFFGLSLILGITSAVAQTALLNVSYDPTRELYKDYNAAFAKHWQAKTGQAINFRQSHGGSGKQAMAVRDGLEADVVTLALAYDIDALVERKLIPADWQTRFPNNSSPYTSTVVFLVRKGNPKAIKDWGDLARPGVGVITPNPKTSGGARWNYLAAWAWALKQPGGNEQKAKELVAAIFKNVPVLDSGARGSTTTFVERGLGDVLIAWENEAQLAVNEIGKDKFEIIAPSLSILAEPPVAVVDKVVEKHGTRLTAQAYLDYLYSDEGQNIAAKHYYRPRDAKVAAKYAAQFPKIKLVTIDDTFGGWQKAQKTHFADGGTFDQIYLKK from the coding sequence ATGTTGAAATTTGGCCGCTTTTTCGGGTTGTCGTTGATCCTCGGCATCACCAGTGCCGTCGCCCAGACCGCCCTGCTCAACGTCTCCTACGACCCGACGCGCGAGCTCTACAAGGATTACAACGCTGCCTTTGCCAAACATTGGCAGGCCAAGACCGGGCAGGCGATCAATTTTCGCCAGTCGCATGGCGGCTCGGGCAAACAGGCGATGGCAGTGCGCGATGGCCTGGAAGCTGATGTCGTTACCCTGGCCCTGGCTTACGACATTGATGCGCTGGTTGAGCGCAAGCTGATCCCGGCCGACTGGCAGACGCGCTTCCCGAACAATTCCTCGCCTTACACCTCGACCGTCGTCTTTCTTGTCCGCAAGGGCAATCCAAAAGCCATCAAGGATTGGGGGGATCTGGCCAGGCCCGGCGTCGGCGTCATCACGCCGAATCCCAAGACATCCGGTGGGGCGCGCTGGAATTATCTCGCCGCGTGGGCCTGGGCGCTCAAGCAGCCGGGTGGCAACGAGCAGAAGGCGAAGGAACTGGTCGCCGCCATCTTCAAAAACGTCCCGGTGCTTGATTCGGGCGCCCGCGGCTCGACCACCACCTTCGTCGAACGGGGCCTCGGTGACGTGCTGATCGCCTGGGAGAACGAGGCACAACTGGCGGTCAATGAAATCGGCAAGGACAAGTTCGAGATCATCGCCCCCAGTCTGTCGATTCTCGCCGAACCGCCGGTCGCCGTGGTCGACAAGGTGGTCGAGAAGCACGGTACGCGGCTCACCGCCCAGGCCTATCTCGATTACCTGTATTCCGATGAAGGCCAGAATATCGCTGCCAAACACTACTACCGCCCGCGTGATGCGAAGGTGGCCGCGAAGTACGCAGCACAGTTCCCGAAGATAAAGCTGGTCACCATCGACGATACTTTTGGCGGCTGGCAGAAGGCGCAAAAGACACATTTCGCCGACGGCGGCACCTTCGACCAGATTTATCTGAAAAAATAG
- a CDS encoding MalY/PatB family protein, whose product MSTFDTPIDRRDSDSIKWGKYAGRDILPLWVADMDFAAPPPVIAALQRRIEHGVFGYGGPWPSLTESVLAHLETEYSWRIEPEWIVWLPGLVSGLNIACRAVDGEVLTATPIYPPFLSAPYFSGRPLHRAELVRTENGWRFDHAALKSALTAATRLFLLCHPHNPVGRCWNRDELLDLAAFAEANDLVVCSDEIHCGLVLDADKRHIPFASLSAQAAKRSITLMAPSKTFNIPGLGCAFAVIPDAKLRHRFERAMAGIVPHVNVLGLAACEVAYRDSGDWHHELIDYLRANRDLVFATVSQEKGVKMTPVEATYLAWIDVRELGLVKPAEHFEAHGLGLSDGADFGAPGWLRMNFGCPRSTLEEALKRFSIACRAA is encoded by the coding sequence TTGAGCACCTTCGACACGCCGATCGACCGGCGCGACTCCGACTCCATCAAATGGGGCAAGTACGCCGGTCGTGATATCCTGCCACTGTGGGTGGCGGATATGGATTTCGCTGCCCCGCCGCCGGTCATCGCGGCCCTGCAGCGGCGCATCGAACATGGCGTATTCGGTTATGGCGGCCCCTGGCCATCGTTAACGGAGTCAGTACTCGCTCACCTTGAAACTGAATACAGCTGGCGTATCGAGCCAGAATGGATCGTCTGGTTGCCGGGTCTGGTCAGCGGACTTAACATCGCCTGCCGGGCCGTCGATGGCGAGGTTTTGACGGCGACGCCGATCTACCCGCCTTTCCTGTCCGCACCCTATTTTTCCGGCCGCCCACTCCACCGCGCCGAACTGGTTCGCACCGAGAACGGCTGGCGTTTCGATCATGCCGCCCTCAAATCGGCACTGACCGCAGCAACCCGGCTTTTCCTCCTGTGCCACCCGCATAATCCGGTTGGCCGCTGCTGGAACCGGGATGAACTGCTCGACCTCGCCGCCTTTGCCGAAGCCAACGACCTTGTCGTCTGCTCCGACGAAATCCATTGCGGCCTGGTCCTTGATGCGGACAAGCGCCATATTCCGTTTGCCAGTCTGTCGGCGCAGGCCGCCAAACGGAGCATCACGTTAATGGCACCGTCAAAAACCTTCAATATCCCCGGCCTCGGTTGCGCTTTCGCTGTCATTCCCGACGCCAAACTGCGTCACCGCTTTGAGCGCGCCATGGCCGGCATCGTGCCGCACGTCAATGTGCTCGGGCTGGCCGCCTGCGAAGTCGCCTACCGCGACAGCGGGGACTGGCACCATGAATTGATTGATTATCTGCGCGCCAACCGCGATCTGGTATTTGCCACGGTCAGCCAGGAAAAAGGCGTGAAAATGACCCCGGTCGAAGCCACCTACCTGGCCTGGATCGATGTTCGCGAACTCGGGCTGGTCAAGCCCGCCGAGCATTTCGAAGCCCATGGCCTGGGCCTCTCCGATGGTGCCGACTTCGGGGCACCGGGCTGGCTGCGAATGAACTTCGGCTGCCCGCGCAGCACCCTTGAAGAAGCACTTAAACGCTTCAGCATCGCCTGCCGGGCCGCATGA